The following proteins are encoded in a genomic region of Sesamum indicum cultivar Zhongzhi No. 13 linkage group LG8, S_indicum_v1.0, whole genome shotgun sequence:
- the LOC105167835 gene encoding uncharacterized protein LOC105167835: MKMADWEMVELHRNSGNWEKLVEEIVRIEKRVFPKHESLAKSFEEELKKKNNGLLYSKIGGEIAGYVMYSWPFSLYASITKLAVKENYRRQGHGEALLKAAIEKCKTRNIHRISLHVDPSRIAAMNLYKKLGFQVDSLVECYYSSDRNAYRMYLDIDTD, from the exons ATGAAAATGGCGGACTGGGAGATGGTAGAACTGCACAGAAATTCAGGCAACTGGGAAAAATTGGTGGAAGAAATAGTGAGAATAGAGAAAAGGGTCTTCCCAAAGCACGAGTCGCTTGCAAAATCATTCGAAGAAgaattgaaaaagaagaacaatGGCTTGCTTTACTCTAAAATTGGTGGTGAAATTGCCGGATATGTCATGTATTCTTGGCCCTTCTCACTCTACGCTTCTATCACAAAACTTGCAG tGAAAGAGAACTACAGGAGGCAGGGTCATGGCGAAGCGTTGCTTAAAGCAGCTATAGAGAAATGTAAAACTAGAAACATCCACCGAATATCACTTCATGTAGATCCCTCAAGAATTGCAGCCATGAATCTGTACAAGAAACTTGGCTTCCAGGTGGATAGTTTAGTAGAATGCTACTACTCTTCAGATAGAAATGCCTACAGAATGTACTTGGATATTGACACTGATTAG
- the LOC105167837 gene encoding tetraspanin-19 — MARLARSCIQSLLKLVNSGLGMVGIAMIIYSLWMLRVWLRHPESAEASIPWFIYTILGLGVTLCVITCAGHIAAETASGCCLYLYMAFVFLLFVMEAAVTADVFLNHDWQEDFPDDPTGYFDQLKNFIKDNFDICKWIGLGVVALQGISMLLAMILKALGPHPERYYESDDDYLPDRVPLLKNYVPPQPYVVSDPAYGVKSDAWNIRINSKASR; from the exons ATGGCTCGATTGGCGCGCAGTTGCATCCAATCGCTCCTAAAGTTGGTGAATTCTGGCTTAGGGATGGTGGGCATCGCCATGATCATCTACTCCCTTTGGATGCTTAGAGTTTGGCTTCGCCATCCTGAATCCGCGGAAGCCTCCATACCTTG GTTCATTTACACGATTCTTGGCCTTGGGGTTACTCTGTGCGTGATCACGTGCGCAGGCCACATTGCAGCCGAGACTGCTAGTGGTTGTTGCCTGTATCTC TATATGGCTTTTGTCTTTCTGCTTTTTGTGATGGAAGCTGCAGTCACTGCAGATGTATTCTTAAACCATGACTGGCAGGAG GATTTCCCAGACGACCCAACtggatattttgatcaattaaagaattttattaagGATAACTTTGACATATGCAAATGGATTGGCTTGGGAGTGGTGGCTTTACAG GGCATAAGTATGTTATTGGCTATGATTCTGAAAGCTTTAGGTCCACATCCAGAGAGATACTATGAAAGTGATGATGATTATTTACCAGATAGGGTTCCCCTGCTGAAGAATTATGTTCCCCCACAACCTTATGTTGTTAGCGACCCAGCATATGGAGTTAAAAGCGATGCTTGGAATATAAGAATCAATAGCAAG GCAAGTAGGTGA
- the LOC105167838 gene encoding expansin-B3-like: MEGLCYTIVFCVLVGSAAAAAAAVADPHWYPATATWYGSPEGDGSDGGACGYGSLVDVKPFRARVGAVSPVLFKGGEGCGACYKVKCLDQSICSRRAVTVIITDECPGGYCSNGRTHFDLSGAAFGRMAVAGGGGQLRNRGELPVIYRRTPCKYPGKNIAFHVNEGSTDYWLSLLVEFEDGDGDVGSMHIREANSNEWLEMTHIWGANWCIIAGPLQGPFSVKLTTLSTGKTLSARDVIPRNWTPKATYTSRLNFRPT, encoded by the exons ATGGAGGGTCTGTGCTATACTATTGTTTTCTGCGTGCTGGTGGGCTCTGCCGCCGCTGCAGCTGCTGCTGTGGCTGACCCACATTGGTATCCAGCCACCGCTACGTGGTACGGGAGCCCGGAGGGCGACGGAAGCGACGGTGGCGCGTGCGGTTACGGGTCACTAGTGGATGTGAAGCCGTTCAGAGCTCGAGTTGGGGCGGTGAGCCCGGTGCTGTTCAAGGGCGGAGAGGGCTGTGGCGCGTGCTACAAAGTGAAGTGCTTGGACCAGTCGATATGCTCGAGGAGGGCGGTGACGGTGATTATAACGGACGAGTGCCCCGGTGGGTACTGCTCTAACGGGCGGACGCATTTCGACCTCAGCGGCGCGGCCTTCGGCCGGATGGCGGTTGCCGGGGGCGGAGGGCAGCTGCGCAACCGTGGAGAACTTCCGGTCATCTACCGGAG GACTCCATGCAAGTACCCGGGGAAAAACATCGCGTTCCATGTTAACGAAGGATCGACTGATTATTGGCTATCGTTGTTGGTCGAATTTGAGGATGGAGACGGCGACGTTGGATCGATGCACATACGAGAG GCTAACTCGAACGAATGGCTGGAAATGACGCACATATGGGGCGCGAATTGGTGCATTATCGCCGGACCCCTACAAGGGCCATTCTCCGTGAAGCTTACGACCCTTTCGACCGGAAAAACCCTCTCGGCAAGGGACGTGATTCCCAGGAACTGGACTCCCAAAGCCACTTACACCTCGCGTCTCAACTTCAGACCCACGTAG